GAGGCGTTAGCTCGACATGATGAGATCAACgcgccaaaaaaaaaaagagctctACAAGTTTGCCTTCGCGCCTTTCTCATTCGTTCTAACTTAAAATGATCCTTTTCATTCGTCTATGTGGGTATAATATTTTCTTTCCAACGAAAGTGGTCgtagtcactacaagaaaagagtCATGTAGAGACGTTGTCTATTAGACGCTTTTATTTTCGTCCCTAGATCCGTAGTTAAGCCGTGAGTTGAGACGTTTTTTGAGACGCTATGTAAATCGTCCTAAACTACAGGCCTTACTGATAATAACCCTTAGTCACCAATCACCCACGTTTTCTTTTCTTCACAGAGAAGTTGTTATATTTCTCACCCGTGTAAAAACCTAGGCCGCCGCCACGAAGCCTGCAGATCCAATCCCTTGCCTCTCTCTAGCGAATTCTCCACTACAGTTTTCTCACGAATTGCTAAATCTTTGTCTTTTCCAGGATCCATGCAATGACACAGGATTCCAAGGATCCATTAGAGCGCTAGACTCGATCACTGTTTAATTTGGTGAGTTCCCGGGCGCTGGAATGATAATTGTTTCATGCCTATAGATCCGATTAACTATTCAGTGCTCACTGTCCCTTTATTCGTGTTTGTAAGGCAaatcttccgcatccccttccaaGATCTCAGAAATTTTTCCTTCTTGTCACAGATTAGTTTTTTGCATAGAGGATGATAATCGAGCCAACACTTGGTATTCATAGCGGAAACTGTGCTACTTGCATCGACCAGCAGTAAGTAAATTTTTTATTCGAAATATTTTAAATTCCCCTACCTTTCTCAATATGGTACCGGGGTATGCACAAGACCTGATGCTTGCTGTTTTGGATTTATGTGCAAAGAGGAAAGTTTTGCTAGACTCATCCAGTACACATGGGTATATGTCTTCTATAGGATTGGAATTCTAGGATATTTTCTTGCTCCGCTACTCACGGTATTTAATCTGACATCATATATCAAAGTTGATGTCACTTTGTTAATAGTTTACAGATTGATTTTTGCTCGTGTGTAATTGTCCCTCTGCAGGATTTGTTTGTGAAGATTTTTCAAGCGTAGAGCAAAGGAAGTCTGCCGCAGTAGTAAACTGGAGAGTGAAGATTTGAAGATCTAGTAGATTAAATCACATTATGAAGGAAATTACATACAGAGTTCTCGGAATTGTTCAGTCTCCTATGCAAATATTGTAAATATGTACATTTCACTTGCAAAGTGCAATTCACGTTAAATAGTATGATCGATATTTTTCCACAGTGCACTGTATTTGCTTAAAACCTTTTGTTTTGTGATGGCTGCAACTTAGTTTTTCTGATGTCATGTTAACCGGTCCTATGATGTAAACCAGTTATAGTGGATTGCAAAGATCTGCTGAATAAATTGAATTTTATAAATAAAAAAATTCATTTAAGGACGCAATGAAGCAGACTCAACCCTCGTACGCGAAAATGTGCTAGGCATCTGCAACACGTCTCTATTAGCATTTACACGCTTTTGAGAGCGTCTCGTTTTATTTTAGGGATGCTTTATAGACACGTTTTTTAGAGCGTCTTGTTTTCATTTAGAGACGCTCGTGATGCGTCTCGTTGGCATTTGAGACGGTGCATAAGAAGACGTTTCTGCGACACTTCTTAGTAGCGTCTTTACAACTCCATAAAGATGAAATAAGGCGTCTCTAGCCTATAAATTAAACGTCTCTACATGCATTTTTTGTTGTAGTGAGTATTTCTCTTGTTATCTGTTAAAAACATGCAAAAGGATCATGACATTTCAAGCACACTCAACAAAAAACCATTTGTATGCAACAAATTTCCATTGCCCCGGTGTATCATCGTTTATTATCAATGCATGTACGCAGCATGGCAAGACTCTCATCACCCCGAAAAAATATTTGCAACATGGATGCAACATCTGTTGCTGACAACTAGTGCCACCGCAACATGTAACCCATGTGTTTGCAGCAAAACACACGGGCTTGCATTGTGTCAAAATAACAGTTGCACCATCAAAATTAAAAATCACTAGCCTTCGTTTGGACCAACGACCTCACCTCCCTGGCTCGCAAGACTCGCTAGAATGACATGGGGCGAACCATATCAATTCATCCCAGAGTCCCATCTTGAGCCCGAAGGTGCAAAAATCTCAAACCTCGAACTTCACCACTTGAGGGCTTCTGTGTACACAAAAGAAGCGGGGATGGGCTAGAGGGCCACAAAAAGAGGATGTATAATGTTTAAGTTTGTGAGTATGGGTCAACTTGCACATGAAAACTAGCCAGGAGTGTGGAGCATTGTTTGAAGATCTACAACGCTGGAAGAAAAGGCACAACGCGAGGACGACCCATGGCCTCGGCGATCGGAAAAGAGATCAACACTATTTTGCATCAAAAGGATATCCATGTGTGCAACAAATAATTCAAATGTTATCATTCCTGCTGGTAGCATGTACTTAATGTTGTTGGTGTTGCCAATCTTCGAAAAGAAGTGCACGGAAATTATTTTTGAAAAGTACGAACCAAGTTTCAAAATATAGGAACCTATTTTAAACAAGATAGGAAAGCTTCCAAATATTTCAAGACGGACATAAAAAAGCTTGGAAccaatttttaaaaaaaatcgagTACAACTTGCAAAAAACTTAAGTGGAGATGAGCTTTCACGAAAATTGAACAAAGATCGCAAAATCCGGGATGACTATGTTTAGTACGATGAATCTAGGAAGAACAAGCGCGCACTCCATCATATATGTGACCACTTGACGAGGGATAGATAGATATGAAGAGTGGCGAAGAGCCCAAGAGATATGAGGTTGATGTCTAGAATAACATAGACAAAAAAAAATCGTAGGAGAGAAAGTGACATGAAGATAGCGAACGGGAGAGGAAAAATGAGTCGGTATGACTAATGATACATGGACAAAATGAGACAAAGAGAgatagatagagagagagagagagcatgcTAGAGAGAGTGATGATGCCGGTCCTTCTTCATTTGGCCGGATTTGGCCGGAGTGATGAGTTCCAGAAGGCTTCGCCGATGAATGTAACAATGCCTCTTTgcatggagtttgctggatcgggtggtattcagtCGTGCACATACATACCGCTAGGGCTGGAATACCGTGGCGAAACTTTTTATTGCTTAGTTTTTTTTGGTGTGTACATATGTACTACATTTGGGTATTGTGTTATTGCAGATGCTGTGtataattggtatctctcgatattaatatgtTCTTTTTGTCGAAAAAAAAGTTATCATGCTTGCATATCGTATTTCACCCAATGAGAGTATATGCTTCGCTTTTGTTTTGAGCAACGGTAAGGGGATTAAAAAAATGATAAAACAACTATTGGGATACGAAAATGTCACATGATCTCGTGGCAAATTTCTTGTATTGAGATATCTGGTTGTGATTAAAGTTGTTTCTACTATGGCCAAATATCGAATGCGACAACAAAACCTCTCTCGGTCCCACGACAAGTTTATTCCGTCACCATATTGAGTTGTGATTAGGGTTACTTTTTTCCATGAAGGCATTGTCGGATGCGGCAAAAAAACTTCACTAGATCCCACGGCAACTTTCTAGTGTCACCATATCGAGTCGTGATTAGGGTTACTCTCTCCACAAAGACATTGTCGGATGCGACAACAAAACCTCACTAGCTCTCAGTGACATTCCTAACTTGCACATCTCGCCATGATTATGGTCGTTTCATCCCGACGACAAGATAAGACAATAGTGGGGCACACCATTTGCTCCTTGAAGAACCAAATCAATGTCATCGTTGTAGCGTTTCTGACATACCTAGGCCCTTCCATGATTCTCGAGTTGTATAGAAATAAATGCCAGATCAGCCCGGAATTACTGGAGGACCGTTGGAGGGTTACTTATTTCGATATTTTGAATGCATTGTGTGTAGTAAAATTTGTAGAGTCCTCCAAAAATGATTTTCATTTTCAAAATGTAAATAACCAACTTTCAGAACATATTTTCAGCAAGTCGGGAAAGGTTACAAATGTTTCAATGCTTGTCTTGATTGCTGGGAGAGGGGAATCTCCCATGCCACCTTTTCAAGCCGAACATATAAAATCTATGGACCAACTTTCTAAATATCTAGTACAACTTGAAAAAAAACTTGCATACAGATGAGCTTTCATGAAAATTGAACAAATATTGCGAAATTCGGGATGACGATGTTTAGTACAACAAATCTAAGAAGAACAAGCATGTAGTCCATCATATATGTGACCACTTGATGAGCGATAGATAAACATGAAGAGTGGAGAAGAGCACAAGAGGCGAAAGGatgtttttttttctcgaaatggggagtgccccggcctctgcatcggtaGATGCACACAACTTTTTCTTGGACAAATAAAAAAAGTCACAGTTTACACATCATGGATCAGAGAGGGTCAATACAAAAATCAAGCATCGGAAAAGAAAACAGGATCTTCTATCGCTAAAGGTGAAAGGCTGGTTGCTAGACTAGTTGAGACAAATACCTATAGGGATAGAAAGTGACATGAAGGTAGCGACCGAGAGAGGAGGCACGTGTATCCGATAGAAAGTCCTCTCATGTAAATTACCGCTTGTATATCTTATTTCACCCAGTGAAACCATATGTTTCATTAATGAGATACAAAAAACAAGAAAGAACAACTGTTGTGAAAGCCAACCTCACATGTTCTGGCGGCGGCTTTCTTGTTTTGACACATGCGGTTGTAATTAAGGTTGTTCTTTCTATGACCAAATATCGAATGCAACAATAGAACTTCGCTAGATCTGACAACAACTTTCTTGCGTCGCCATATTGAGTAGTGATTAGGGCTGCTTTCTCAAGAAAAAACATTGTTGGATGTGATGACACCCTCACTAGATCTCACGACGACGTTCCTCTCTCGCATATCTCGTCGTGAATATGGCTCCTTTCTTCCTCCGCGGCGGCGACAAGATAAGACAATAGTGCGGCACACCATCTGCTCCCTGAAGAACCAAACGGAGGTTATCATTGGGGCGTCTCCGACATACATAGGGTCCTCCGTGGTCTTACGCGATGTCCACGCCCACCGTCACTCCATGTCTCGGGCTTGGTCACGGATCCGTGAATTGTATTCGAAAGAAGACATGCCCGTTCATCCCGGAATCACCGGAGAACGTGGGTGTGCCATTTGCTTCGATGTTGGAATGCATTGTGTGAATTAAGAGTTGTGGAGTGCAGCTAGGAAACAGGTTCAGATTATCGCGAGAAATACTATCTTTGAGCGAGTGTAGGCTCTACAGCAAATTTGCGCTGGCATTTGACACCAGAAATTGTCTAAACCCTCTTTTTTTTTGCAATATTGGTATACAAGTCATGCAACTAGGAAGAGTTTGAATTGATCGCTAATATATATGGGTTACAACTTACAACAGTCAAGAAGCAACCATCGGTCTGTCTCCACCGTCCCATGAAAACACGGCCACGCGCAGTAGAAGGGGAGATCTGCTTCTGCTGGCACGTGATTTGCCCCACCAACTGAGGAAGAAGCAACCGAAGCCGGAGCACGGTGCTGGCGCTGTCTCGACAGATGCGTCCGTCGCCATCCTCGCGCCAGTTTCTACTCCTGGAAATGGTTTCTGAAGCGAGCCAGCCTTTCCTGGGGGAGGCGCTTTCGCGGGGCGGGATACTTTCTCGGCTCAGATGGGCGCTGCTTCCCTCGTCTTGGGGTCTCTCCCCGCCGTCCGTCCGCCGTTCCCGGGCCAGACGAGGCCAAGTTCGCCACTAGTTTCATGCGGCGTGATCTAACGGGCAGCTGACAGATGTCAAACATCACATGAAATCTGCACGGCTCGCTAATTGGTCTACGAGCTGTAGTAGAACTCGCGTCCAAAATTAGGCACTGGCAGCCAAAATCATGAAAGGAAACACCACAAACGTTTCAGTTTGTTTGTTTTGGAAAGCATTTCAGTTTCAGTTCAGTCAGGTATAAGAAAAGGTCATGGAGATCGGAGAAGCACGTGTCCTGACAGGTGGGCCACACAGAAGGGGGAAAGGAGACCCCCAAAAATAAAAGTTGGAGCGAACAGAAACGGAGACTTGGGGGACGCCATGGACGGAGGGAGGAAGCATcggccctccctccctccctccctgcaAATTCATTCCTCTTCTTTGACTCGCCCTCCTTCTCTGTGTGTTAAGCATTTCCCAGCTGTATCAAACGTGCAATTAGCCCATAATTACGCTCTATAATAGGAACAAGACGTGCTGCTGGATCCAATCGCCGCGTCTGACTCATCTCCAGatcaacgccaccgccgccgcgtgCTCAAACCCATTCTCCTCCATCTtatctgtcttcttcttcttcttcttcttcttcttgctccgCCTCCCTATTAATACCCTTTTGCTCCAAAGAACCAGAGACCAGCAGAGCTCGCGCGCGCCCCCTCGATCTCCGGACAAAAAATCCCCCCTTTTCGCGCCcccacccttgccctttttggccgCGATCTCGCGCGTTTCTGTCGGCCCCTCTCATTTTCGCCCGGACTCCTTCCCTTCCTTCCTCCTTCCCGGTCGCGGTTGTTGGGGTGCCGCCGCCATGAACGCGCTCGCCGCGACCAGCCGCAACTTCCGGCAGGCCGCTAGGCTGCTTGGCCTCGACTCCAAGCTCGAGAAGAGCCTGCTCATCCCCTTCCGCGAGATCAAGGTGGGTGGGCCGCGCTCGTCACATCTTCTTCCTCCCCTCTTCTTCCATCCCAATGCTCCTGGAGCTTGACTTTCTTTGCTCCTTCGCAGGTGGAATGCACCATCCCCAAGGACGACGGCACGCTCGCCTCCTTCGTCGGATTCCGCGTGCAGCATGACAACGCCCGCGGGCCCATGAAAGGTGGCATCCGCTACCACCCGGAGGTGACCAGCCAACCCTCTTCCCCATTCTTCTCATGATGAGATCGTCTTGCTTGCTAATTCTGTCAATTGATCGATGCACCGATTGCGATTGTGATCCTAATAAGAGGCTGAAATGATAGAAAGTAAGTAGCTCATCTGATTGAGATCTTTAAAGTCTAAAATAACACAAACTGAAATAGCTGGAGTGAATGTTTATTTGCCacgtttcttttcttttgtttcgaCAGCTAGTATTGTTTCTGGTCAATGATGTCATTGTTTTCTTTTCAGAGATGTAGTAGATCTCTAGTACCACAGAATTATTTGGTTATTGTTGTATGCTGTGTCCAGCTCTCTATTTTACTAGTACTTACCATTTCATTATCGTTTGTATAAGTTCGATTAGGTGATTCTGTAGATTGACCGGGTAGTCAGTTTGTGATGCACATGGTGTTAATCTACAAAAACAAGTTATGCGAGTATGCCTTTCTCCATTTTTTTTAATTACGAGCTCATTTCTTATGTTAAACTGTTGAAACACCAGACATATCTTTAGGTCGTTGATTGCGTAACTGTCAGCAGAAAAAAACTTTTTATCCATAACAAAGACAGCGTAAAACAAAACAACGTCCGACAAATCTTGTCGGTACGTTAGTAATTTATGTTGTTTGTGGATCCAATATTATTAGCGGCATCCTGCAAGCCGACAATCTTTTTTACATCCTGAAATGCTGATTCTGTTATGGAAACAAACAACTTAGCTTAACGTGTAGTCGGTTGTTTGACTTAATTTGCTTGTGGAGGCTATTTTACTTACAAATCGATTTCACCAGGTGTTGCTGCTTCTCAGTAAATTCTGAAAAGCCTGGGCAGTAAGCCAGCTGCAATTTAGTACCGATTATCATGTTTTCTCTTGCTACTGTATCTGCTTGACAGGTTGATCCAGATGAAGTTAATGCGCTTGCCCAGCTGATGACATGGAAGACTGCCGTTGCGGCGGTACCATATGGTGGAGCAAAGGGAGGAATCGGGTGCTCTCCTGATGAACTGAGTAGGAGCGAGTTGGAGCGTTTGACGCGTGTATTTACCCAGAAAATTCATGATCTTATTGGAACTCATACCGATATTCCGGCTCCAGACATGGGAACTAACGCACAGGTATGCTACTATGTAATTTCAGCACCTTGTTTAGCATTCACTGGTGATTCTGCTACTTACCTCTATCTGATACCATTTTCCTCCCAATTATCATACAGACTATGGCATGGATCTTTGATGAATACTCGAAATTCCATGGTCACTCCCCAGCTGTTGTCACTGGGAAGCCCATAGTAAGTATACAAATATAACAGCAAACATTTTGTTGTAAAtaagctctttacttattatttgaTCTATTTGTTAGGATCTTGGTGGGTCATTAGGTAGGGATGCTGCTACTGGACGGGGTGTAATGTATGCTACTGAGGCTCTCCTGGCTGAATACGGGAAGTCCATTTCAGGATCAACCTTTGTTATTCAGGTGAGTGGTATAAATCATTAACCTCTATGTATCTAGTGACCTATTTCTCAGATGGTGAAAAGCTAGGCATGTGCCATGCTATAATGCAGAAGTTGAAATCGCAAAATAAGTTTGTTTAAACATAATGGTAATGTGTGTACCCACCATTACTATGTTGCATCGTATTTAATCTGTGAAATCCTGCAGGGATTCGGTAATGTTGGTTCATGGGCTGCGCAACTCATCCATGAGAAAGGCGGTAAGGTAATTGCACTTGGAGATGTAACAGGCTCAATCAGGAACATGGCAGGGGTAGACATACCTGCTCTGATGAAGCACAGAAATGAGGGTGGTCACATGAAAGACTTTCATGGTGCGGAAGTCATAGATTCCGCAGAGTTGCTAGTGCATGAATGTGATGTTCTCATCCCATGCGCTTTAGGTGGAGTCCTTAGCAGGTAACAACTACTGTCCTTGTGCAGTTTAGGTGTGGTTACGCACATCATGGTTTCCCCATTTTGATTACATATTTGTTAGTCTTTTTCTGCTGGTTAATTGTTGTGTAATACAGTTCATTTAGTCTAATTTTCAGTCTTTGTTGCTCTTGAGCAACCTATTTTTTAGATTGCTTCCTAGATGTATATGGTAGATTACTCGATAGGTAACTGATGATTTGCTATAATTTATTATCTGAAGGGAAAATGCACCtgatgtaaaggccaaatttataattGAAGCTGCTAATCATCCGACTGATCCAGAAGCTGATGAGGTAagagcatggacaacttaaaataaTTTACAAGAACTTTGTCATCCTTGAAAAATATAAAGTATGGAAAATTTGCAATTTTGTTTCCTGAATGTCTCTGCTGTTGTCTGTATTGCAGATTCTTACCAAAAAGGGAGTGATTGTCTTACCAGATATCTATGCTAATTCCGGTGGTGTGATTGTTAGCTATTTTGAGTGGGTTCAGGTAACTGAATATATGATGATGGTCTTTGCCACCTCATTCCACACTATTCCGTTTGCTTCAGCCAGCATCTTCCTTATGCTCTTTTAATGGTGCAGAACATTCAAGGGTTCATGTGGGATGAAGAGAAGGTGAACATGGAGCTCCACAAGTACATGAACAGCGCTTTTCAGCACCTCAAGGCAATGTGCAAAACACACGATTGCAACCTTAGGATGGGAGCATTCACCTTGGGTGTCAACCGGGTTGCG
This region of Lolium perenne isolate Kyuss_39 chromosome 2, Kyuss_2.0, whole genome shotgun sequence genomic DNA includes:
- the LOC127335795 gene encoding glutamate dehydrogenase 2, mitochondrial codes for the protein MNALAATSRNFRQAARLLGLDSKLEKSLLIPFREIKVECTIPKDDGTLASFVGFRVQHDNARGPMKGGIRYHPEVDPDEVNALAQLMTWKTAVAAVPYGGAKGGIGCSPDELSRSELERLTRVFTQKIHDLIGTHTDIPAPDMGTNAQTMAWIFDEYSKFHGHSPAVVTGKPIDLGGSLGRDAATGRGVMYATEALLAEYGKSISGSTFVIQGFGNVGSWAAQLIHEKGGKVIALGDVTGSIRNMAGVDIPALMKHRNEGGHMKDFHGAEVIDSAELLVHECDVLIPCALGGVLSRENAPDVKAKFIIEAANHPTDPEADEILTKKGVIVLPDIYANSGGVIVSYFEWVQNIQGFMWDEEKVNMELHKYMNSAFQHLKAMCKTHDCNLRMGAFTLGVNRVARATLLRGWEA